The Lycium barbarum isolate Lr01 chromosome 12, ASM1917538v2, whole genome shotgun sequence genome includes a region encoding these proteins:
- the LOC132623227 gene encoding uncharacterized protein LOC132623227 translates to MCSSKAKLQSSPQTLSQINDRPVLQPHSNIVPLFERRNSLKKTTNAPPPPVTPNGVKNKNIVGAKVKTSSLTTPPVSPKIKSPRQPAIKRGNTIDPNGLSSSAEKVVTPKGTPNKIPTLLKKPKKSNGGIASPNSVEISSLKYSSSLIVEAPGSIAAARREQVANAQVQRKMKIAHYGRTKSAKYEGKVSSLDPSFPSVASPSPREEKRCSFITPNSDPLYIAYHDEEWGVPVHDDNLLFELLVLTGAQVGSDWTSVLKKRQEFRDAFSGFDPEIVSKYNEKKITSTSVEYGIELSQIRGAVDNSNRILEIKKTFGSFDKYLWGFVNNKPIATQYKACNKIPVKTSKSETISKDMVKRGFRYVGPTVIHSFMQAAGLTNDHLIACPRHLQCVALATRPAPLAL, encoded by the exons ATGTGTTCTTCCAAAGCTAAACTGCAAAGCAGCCCACAAACCCTCTCCCAGATCAATGACCGTCCTGTTCTTCAACCACATAGCAACATAGTTCCTCTTTTTGAACGTCGCAACTCGCTTAAAAAGACAACTAATGCTCCTCCTCCCCCTGTTACTCCAAATGGTGTTAAGAACAAAAACATTGTTGGTGCTAAAGTCAAGACAAGTTCTTTAACAACTCCACCGGTCTCTCCTAAAATAAAGTCGCCAAGGCAACCAGCTATCAAGAGAGGGAATACTATTGATCCTAATGGCTTGAGTTCGAGCGCTGAGAAAGTTGTGACTCCTAAAGGGACTCCTAACAAAATCCCAACTTTGTTAAAGAAACCTAAGAAAAGCAATGGGGGCATAGCATCACCAAATTCGGTGGAAATTTCTTCATTGAAATATTCTTCCTCGTTGATAGTCGAGGCTCCGGGAAGCATAGCAGCAGCAAGAAGGGAACAAGTTGCAAACGCGCAAGTGCAAAGGAAAATGAAAATTGCACATTATGGAAGAACAAAATCTGCTAAGTATGAAGGAAAAGTATCTTCTCTGGACCCTTCCTTCCCCTCGGTTGCTAGCCCCAGTCCCCGAGAAGAAAAAAGATGCAGTTTTATCACGCCTAACTCTG ACCCACTCTATATTGCATACCATGATGAAGAATGGGGAGTTCCTGTCCATGATGATAA TCTGCTCTTTGAGTTGCTGGTGTTAACTGGTGCACAAGTTGGATCGGACTGGACTTCAGTTTTAAAGAAAAGGCAAGAATTCAG GGATGCCTTTTCAGGATTTGATCCAGAAATTGTTTCCAAGTACAATGAAAAGAAGATAACTTCAACAAGTGTAGAATATGGTATAGAGCTTAGCCAAATCCGAGGAGCTGTCGACAACTCTAACAGAATTTTAGAG ATAAAGAAGACATTTGGGTCGTTCGACAAATATCTGTGGGGATTTGTGAACAACAAGCCCATTGCAACACAATACAAGGCATGCAACAAAATTCCAGTGAAGACCTCAAAATCAGAAACCATAAGCAAAGACATGGTAAAAAGAGGCTTCCGCTACGTGGGCCCCACCGTTATACACTCCTTCATGCAGGCAGCCGGCCTCACCAACGACCACCTTATAGCCTGCCCACGACATCTCCAATGCGTGGCATTGGCGACTCGACCTGCACCCCTAGCTCTATAA